From one Ignavibacteria bacterium genomic stretch:
- a CDS encoding transketolase family protein — translation MELLGQKPTRFGFGDGLVDLGEKYENVVVLGGDITGSVMTSLFKDRWPDRFFSVGIAEQNATTIAAGLALTGKIPFFASYGAFCAFRNADQLRISVCYNEANVKIGGGHAGISVGPDGATHQVLEEVSFLRTLPHMTLLVPCDYEQARKATVAMGEMVGPAYIRFGRSPVPMFTTENTPFEIGKAYVYRDGTDVALVANGAMVWEALTAADYLAKQGIQARVINAPSVKPFDFETITAAARECGCIVTAEEHQLHGGLGGAVAECTAKNFPVPIEFVGVKDTFGGSGEPEELMEKFGLTWREIVASAKIAMQRRDKGSTGVRAIKDVPVFE, via the coding sequence ATGGAACTTCTTGGACAAAAACCTACTCGCTTTGGCTTTGGTGACGGACTTGTTGACCTGGGCGAAAAGTATGAAAACGTTGTTGTACTTGGTGGCGATATCACCGGTTCGGTGATGACGTCGCTGTTTAAAGATCGCTGGCCTGACCGCTTTTTTTCGGTTGGAATTGCTGAACAAAATGCAACGACCATTGCGGCGGGTCTTGCCCTTACCGGCAAAATTCCGTTCTTTGCCTCATACGGTGCTTTCTGCGCCTTCCGGAATGCTGACCAGTTGCGGATTTCAGTATGCTATAACGAAGCCAATGTTAAAATTGGCGGCGGACATGCCGGTATCAGCGTTGGTCCTGACGGTGCTACCCACCAGGTTCTGGAAGAAGTATCGTTCCTGCGTACGCTGCCACACATGACGCTGCTGGTTCCGTGTGACTACGAGCAGGCCCGCAAGGCAACGGTGGCTATGGGCGAGATGGTTGGTCCGGCATACATCCGCTTTGGCAGGTCGCCGGTGCCGATGTTTACCACCGAGAACACTCCGTTTGAAATTGGTAAGGCATACGTGTACCGCGATGGCACCGATGTTGCACTGGTTGCCAATGGCGCGATGGTATGGGAAGCCCTCACCGCCGCCGATTACCTGGCAAAACAAGGTATTCAGGCACGGGTCATTAATGCACCGTCAGTTAAACCGTTTGATTTTGAAACCATCACTGCGGCAGCCCGCGAATGCGGCTGTATTGTCACGGCCGAAGAGCATCAGCTCCATGGAGGTTTGGGCGGTGCTGTTGCCGAATGTACGGCAAAGAACTTCCCGGTGCCAATTGAATTTGTTGGCGTAAAAGATACGTTTGGCGGCTCCGGCGAGCCCGAAGAGCTGATGGAGAAGTTTGGTCTTACCTGGCGCGAAATCGTGGCTTCGGCCAAGATAGCCATGCAGCGTCGCGACAAGGGCAGCACCGGCGTTCGGGCCATTAAAGATGTCCCGGTTTTCGAATAA